In one window of Rhodanobacter sp. FDAARGOS 1247 DNA:
- a CDS encoding filamentous hemagglutinin N-terminal domain-containing protein: protein MGLALGSIVFSGEALAGGPTGGVVVGGSGSITQSGNSTVINQVSQRLALNWQTFNLAANESVLFNQPGRSAVALNRILDQNPSQIFGKINSNGQVFLINTHGIIFGATAQMNVGGLLASTLDLTPNDFLAGRYNLNVAGARAGIVNHGLIQAASGGSVSLVGGSVLNDGVIFANYGKINLDGADHATLDFDGNGLINIQITGELKERLDAKEAAVTNKGTLRAEDGTVVLQASATKDLFTNLVNNAGVIDASGISTDGGVVRLVGNGGNVENSGNITVSGVHGGSAQLLSDHDVNVSGSVDASGALGGGSIRIGGGQQGGEGLLRAANSTLGASATLNADATQSGDGGSVVVWGDQSSTIAGSLSARGGALGGNGGAIETSAAHVSIADSARVNTLAPNGQAGNWLIDPKDFKIAATGGDITGLALGTNLGSGNVTILSSTGSGGGSGNINVNDTVSWGTYTLTLTAANDVNINAVLTGTGTSALVLNSATANGADAAVVGGAIKIGKNITTGGDQTYNGPVVLGANVTLASSGSGTINFISTVDGGHTLSVNTGGQTTFGGAVGAANALTSLTTDAAGVTMLGGNVHTTGAQTYNDSVTLGNSDILTGTTVKLLGGVTGSGNSLTVTGNAVLGSVLSGLNTLSVSGTTALNATGVSTSGDQMYSGAVTLGADTLLTSTGGGIDFASMVDGAHTLAVQSTSGAATFGDAVGSGVALAGLTTNSSTFSAGDVTVNGPLSVTTTTGNISQTSGIFSVAGTSAFNAGSGTITLNSLNAFTGAVSLTGGTTQVTNSGDLVLGTLNTGALTVVSNSGALDLGTGTINGDLSATAATTITVDGTLAGLGNAAFSGAAPTGTGSITGTGSITGLGSAAFNLTGNTIGSSGGVTFNGFTAADTTTVTGASGFDDNALTSLGMTFVNATNVAGNGTIANVAGSFDDHAGASSTSGISYTGFGAVSGTGGDVTDVTGAFDVGTKTSSDSGLDYSAFGLTTIAGNGSGATITGSGETYLLDNAVADKGSSNGLNWTSFGNIADATGTVNFGTGGSVTGNITAQTLNYASYATAVTFDLSNGAGATTGIGGTWAGVTTVTGSGNSDTLTGSGQTYQLDNTVADQGSSGALGWTSFENINDTTGTVNFGSNGNISGNVTAQTLDYSDYLHDLTLNVDTGVLSATGVGGSLSGYTTFNANAAQNNTVIGTGQTYVLDNTVANQGSSNGYNWGGFQTITDATGTVNFGTAGSLAGNVTAQALNYASYGTAVSLDLSNGSGATTGIGGTWSGVTSVTGSGHNDTVHGNSQTYNLTGANAGNNGALSWTSFENLSDSTAGNFVFADGASVSGTLAGGGAGTLDYSAYTTTVSVGLGGTATGTGGWSGITTVKGGSASDTISGSSQTYQLTGANAGNNGVLSWTSFENLSDSTAGNFVFADGASVSGTLAGGGAGTLDYSAYTTAVNLGLGGTATGTGGWSGITTAKGGLASDTITGSGQTYQLDNTVADQGSSGALGWSSFENISDGTGTVNFGSNGGVTGNIAVQTLDFGNYLQDLTLNVDTGAISGVSGSFSGYTTVNANAAQSNTVTGTGQSYVLDNTVANQGSSNGYNWSGFQNITDATGTVNFGTAGSLAGNVTAQALNYASYGTAVSLDLSNGSGATTGIGGTWSGVTSVTGSGHNDTVHGNSQTYNLTGANAGNNGALSWTSFENLSDSTAGNFVFADGASVSGTLAGGGAGTLDYSAYTTTVSVGLGGTATGTGGWSGITTVKGGSASDTISGSSQTYQLTGANAGNNGVLSWTSFENLSDSTAGNFVFADGASVSGTLAGGGAGTLDYSAYTTAVNLGLGGTATGTGGWSGITTAKGGSASDTISGSNQTYTLTGAGAGNGGTLTWTSFENIADAGTGTIATASAQVYNLSGSNAGTVTTLLPGGFSGIGNLNAATGTVNFGTGGSVTGNITAKTLNYASYATAVTFDLSNGAGATTGIGGTWAGVTTVTGSGNSDTITGSGQTYQLDNAVANKGSSGLVGWSSFENINDATGTVNFGSNGGVTGNVAVQTLDFGNYLQDLTLNVDTGAISGVSGSFSGYTTVNANAAQNNTVIGTGQSYALDNTVANQGSSNGYNWSSFQNITDATGTVNFGTAGSLAGNVTAQALNYASYGTAVSLDLSNGSGATTGIGGTWSGVTSVTGSGHNDTVHGSSRTYNLTGANAGGSGLLNWTSFENLSDSAAGNFVFANGASVSGTLAGGGAGTLDYSAYTTAVSVGLGGTATGTGGWSGITTVKGGSASDTISGSSQTYQLTGANAGNNGVLSWTSFENLTDSAAGNFVFANGAGVSGMVTAGSAGTLDYSAYTTAVNVGLGGTATGTGGWSGITTAKGGSASDTISGSNQTYTLTGANAGNGGALAWTSFENIADAGTGTLTASNQNWSLTGHNQGTVTNLAGTFSGIGNLIDTGTGHFFMHSGADGDISGNLDAGSNGSLDYSGYTTPVNVNLSGAGTTGVGGTTSGIAAVTASSNLGVSGNAAGTLTITTTGAGTSTTLGATTVGGDLLITSSGAVSQTGAALAVAGTTTVNAGTSAITLAGGSNDFGGVVNLAGGATQIRDINALTLGTVSTGALTVNSGNLTVGGVLNGTAVSLNSSGTINEGPAGSITATTLTGHSAGATSLAGVNHVGTLGSFTAAGFALTNAQSLAVTGAVDGGASTALTTTSGNLAINGAVSGTTTTLKSAGTISEGAGGNITAATLTGQSAGATTLNGSNHVTNLGNFSAAGFALTNAQSLTVAGALNGGASTALTTTAGNLAINAAVNGTTTTLASAGAISQGAGGAITATTLTGHSGGATTLNGSNHIGTLGSFTAAGFALTDAQALTVTGPVSGGTSTTLATTAGNLAINGAVSGTTTTLNSAADITEGSGGSITATTLNGSSVGNTTLNQANHIGTLGSFSAANFALTNAQALSVGGPLTTTGGTGDISLTTTSGALSVNTAVTGDQVSLTSAGDLALGNNVTGTTVNLDSTGNISQGGGILTAGTLTGSSSGSTTLNQANKITTLGDFSATAFSLTNARSLTVSGPLQGGTSTTLTTTAGDLAINGAVSGTTTTLNSAGAITEGAAGSITANLLTGQSTGNTTLDGSNHINTLGSFTADFSLTNAQTLTVVGPLDGGPVVALTTTAGDLIINGAISGATTTLKSAGAISEGAGGSITAGTLSGQSVGATTLTGANHVGTLGSFSAANFALSNAQALTVNGAVNGGSALALTTTAGGLSIDGAISGTKTTLKSAGAITEGSGGLITASTLSGSSAGATTLGSASGRINNMVDTLGNFSSPGGFSMTNNKTLTLASVDGSTFTVNAGTAATYLSVTNGDLFQLGTTPLYNSTGIWGSTGRMGKASAPIYVVGTGLQMIANVGFPPAYFYAIDSNSNLLPLGGGFAINVPTATGAGSAQNGNHGDSYIDPSVITANYRSYGIVPSGVRLPADQQSGCDPDQPDQQDCQEGDTVGMVGFMMNGRR, encoded by the coding sequence GTGGGTCTGGCCCTGGGGTCGATCGTGTTCAGCGGCGAAGCACTCGCCGGAGGACCGACCGGTGGCGTGGTGGTCGGTGGTTCGGGTTCCATCACCCAAAGCGGCAACAGCACCGTCATCAACCAGGTGTCGCAGAGGCTGGCGCTGAACTGGCAGACCTTCAACCTGGCGGCCAACGAATCGGTGCTGTTCAATCAGCCGGGCCGTTCGGCGGTAGCCCTGAATCGCATCCTCGATCAGAACCCCAGCCAGATTTTCGGCAAGATCAATTCAAACGGCCAGGTCTTCCTGATCAACACGCACGGCATCATCTTCGGCGCCACGGCGCAGATGAATGTCGGCGGCCTGCTCGCCAGCACGCTGGACCTGACCCCGAACGACTTTCTCGCGGGGCGCTACAACCTCAACGTGGCGGGCGCGAGGGCCGGCATCGTCAACCATGGCCTGATCCAGGCCGCGAGCGGCGGTTCCGTCAGCCTGGTGGGCGGCAGCGTCCTCAACGACGGCGTGATCTTCGCCAACTACGGCAAGATCAACCTCGATGGCGCAGACCATGCCACGCTGGATTTCGATGGCAATGGCCTGATCAACATCCAGATCACCGGTGAACTGAAGGAACGCCTGGACGCGAAGGAAGCCGCGGTCACCAACAAGGGCACCTTACGCGCCGAAGACGGCACCGTGGTGCTGCAGGCCTCGGCCACCAAGGACCTGTTCACCAACCTGGTCAACAACGCCGGTGTGATCGACGCCAGCGGCATCAGCACTGACGGCGGCGTGGTGCGGCTGGTCGGCAACGGCGGCAACGTCGAGAACAGCGGCAACATCACGGTGTCCGGCGTGCACGGCGGCAGCGCCCAGTTGCTGTCCGACCATGATGTCAACGTCAGCGGCAGCGTTGACGCCTCCGGTGCCCTGGGTGGTGGCAGCATCCGCATCGGTGGAGGCCAACAAGGCGGGGAAGGACTGCTCAGGGCCGCCAACAGCACGCTCGGCGCCAGCGCCACGTTGAATGCCGACGCCACGCAATCCGGCGACGGCGGCTCCGTGGTGGTATGGGGCGACCAGTCCAGCACCATCGCCGGCAGCCTGAGCGCCCGCGGCGGTGCCTTGGGCGGTAACGGCGGCGCCATCGAAACCTCGGCTGCGCACGTCAGCATCGCCGACAGCGCCCGCGTCAATACGCTCGCTCCCAATGGACAAGCCGGCAACTGGCTGATCGACCCGAAGGATTTCAAGATCGCCGCCACCGGCGGCGACATCACGGGTCTCGCGCTAGGCACCAATTTGGGCAGCGGCAACGTCACGATCCTGTCCAGCACCGGCAGCGGCGGCGGCAGCGGCAACATCAACGTGAATGATACGGTGAGCTGGGGCACATACACGCTTACTCTCACCGCCGCCAACGATGTCAACATCAACGCCGTACTCACCGGCACCGGGACATCCGCGCTGGTGCTGAATTCCGCGACCGCCAACGGTGCAGATGCAGCCGTGGTCGGCGGCGCCATCAAGATCGGCAAGAACATCACCACGGGTGGCGACCAGACCTACAACGGTCCGGTGGTCCTTGGCGCCAACGTGACGCTTGCCAGCAGCGGCAGCGGCACCATCAATTTCATCTCGACGGTGGACGGTGGGCACACCCTCTCGGTGAATACGGGCGGCCAGACGACGTTTGGTGGGGCGGTTGGTGCGGCGAACGCCCTGACAAGTCTGACCACGGATGCGGCGGGCGTGACGATGCTGGGCGGTAATGTCCATACCACCGGCGCGCAGACCTACAACGACAGCGTGACGTTGGGTAACAGCGACATCCTGACGGGCACGACGGTAAAACTGCTCGGCGGTGTAACCGGATCGGGCAACAGCCTGACTGTTACGGGCAATGCCGTGCTCGGTAGCGTGTTGTCCGGCCTGAACACGTTGTCGGTCAGTGGCACGACGGCGCTCAACGCCACGGGTGTGAGCACGAGCGGCGATCAGATGTACAGCGGCGCAGTGACGCTGGGCGCCGATACGCTGTTGACGAGCACGGGCGGTGGGATCGACTTTGCCTCGATGGTTGACGGTGCGCACACGCTGGCAGTGCAGAGCACGAGCGGCGCGGCAACCTTTGGTGATGCGGTGGGAAGCGGGGTGGCGCTGGCCGGTCTGACCACGAACAGCAGCACGTTCAGTGCGGGCGATGTAACCGTCAACGGCCCCCTGTCGGTGACCACCACGACCGGCAACATCTCGCAGACGTCGGGCATCTTCAGCGTGGCCGGCACCTCGGCGTTCAACGCCGGCAGCGGGACGATCACGCTGAACAGCCTCAATGCATTCACTGGCGCGGTAAGTCTCACCGGTGGAACCACTCAGGTCACGAACAGCGGCGATCTGGTTCTGGGCACCTTGAATACGGGTGCACTGACCGTAGTCAGCAACAGCGGTGCGCTGGACCTGGGCACCGGCACGATCAATGGCGATTTGTCGGCGACCGCGGCAACGACCATCACGGTCGACGGCACGCTTGCAGGCCTGGGCAACGCTGCATTTTCCGGCGCTGCGCCAACAGGGACGGGAAGCATCACTGGCACCGGTTCGATCACCGGCCTTGGCAGCGCCGCGTTCAACCTGACCGGCAACACGATCGGCAGCAGCGGCGGCGTCACCTTCAACGGGTTCACCGCCGCCGACACCACGACGGTTACCGGAGCCTCGGGATTCGACGACAACGCACTGACCAGCCTTGGCATGACCTTCGTCAATGCCACCAACGTGGCGGGTAACGGCACCATTGCGAACGTCGCCGGCAGCTTCGACGACCACGCCGGGGCATCGTCGACAAGTGGCATAAGCTATACCGGGTTCGGCGCAGTGTCCGGTACCGGCGGCGACGTCACCGACGTGACCGGCGCTTTCGACGTCGGTACGAAGACCTCGAGCGACTCGGGCCTGGATTACAGTGCTTTCGGCCTGACCACGATAGCCGGCAACGGCTCCGGGGCGACGATCACGGGTTCGGGAGAAACCTATCTGCTGGACAATGCCGTTGCGGACAAGGGCAGCAGCAACGGCCTGAACTGGACGTCGTTCGGCAACATCGCTGATGCCACCGGCACGGTGAACTTCGGTACCGGCGGCAGCGTCACGGGCAACATCACGGCGCAGACGCTGAATTACGCCAGCTACGCCACGGCGGTGACGTTCGACCTGTCCAATGGCGCCGGCGCGACCACCGGCATTGGCGGTACCTGGGCGGGTGTCACCACGGTGACAGGCAGCGGCAACAGCGACACGCTCACAGGTTCCGGCCAGACCTACCAGCTGGACAACACCGTTGCCGACCAGGGCAGCAGTGGCGCACTGGGCTGGACCTCGTTCGAGAACATCAACGACACCACCGGCACGGTCAATTTCGGCAGCAACGGAAACATCAGCGGCAACGTTACGGCGCAGACGCTGGATTACAGCGACTACCTCCACGATTTGACGCTGAACGTGGATACCGGTGTGCTCTCGGCCACGGGCGTGGGCGGAAGCTTGAGCGGATACACCACCTTCAATGCGAACGCGGCGCAAAACAACACGGTTATCGGTACGGGCCAGACCTATGTGCTGGACAACACGGTGGCCAACCAGGGCAGCAGCAACGGCTACAACTGGGGCGGTTTCCAGACCATCACCGACGCCACCGGCACGGTGAACTTCGGCACGGCCGGCAGCCTTGCCGGCAATGTCACGGCGCAGGCGCTGAACTACGCCAGCTACGGCACGGCGGTGTCGCTGGATCTGTCCAACGGCAGCGGCGCGACGACTGGCATCGGCGGCACCTGGAGCGGCGTGACGTCGGTGACCGGCAGCGGTCACAACGACACGGTGCATGGCAACAGCCAGACCTACAACCTGACCGGCGCGAACGCCGGCAACAATGGCGCGTTGAGCTGGACTTCGTTCGAGAACCTGAGCGACAGCACGGCGGGCAACTTCGTGTTTGCCGATGGAGCCAGCGTCAGCGGCACGCTGGCGGGCGGTGGTGCGGGCACGCTGGATTACAGCGCGTACACCACGACGGTGAGCGTGGGCCTGGGTGGTACGGCGACCGGCACCGGTGGCTGGAGCGGCATCACCACGGTGAAGGGCGGTTCGGCCTCGGACACGATCAGCGGCAGCAGCCAGACGTATCAGCTGACCGGCGCGAACGCTGGCAACAATGGCGTGTTGAGCTGGACTTCGTTCGAGAACCTGAGCGACAGCACGGCGGGCAACTTCGTGTTTGCCGATGGGGCCAGCGTCAGTGGCACGCTGGCAGGTGGTGGTGCGGGCACGCTGGATTACAGCGCGTACACCACGGCGGTGAACTTGGGCCTGGGCGGCACGGCCACCGGCACCGGCGGCTGGAGCGGCATCACCACGGCGAAGGGCGGTTTGGCCTCGGACACGATCACGGGTTCCGGCCAGACCTACCAGCTGGACAACACCGTTGCCGACCAGGGCAGCAGTGGCGCACTGGGCTGGAGCTCGTTCGAGAACATCAGCGACGGCACCGGCACGGTCAACTTCGGCAGCAATGGCGGCGTCACTGGCAACATCGCAGTGCAGACGCTGGACTTCGGCAATTACCTGCAAGACCTGACGCTGAACGTGGATACCGGCGCGATCTCGGGCGTCAGCGGAAGCTTCAGCGGGTACACCACGGTCAATGCGAACGCGGCGCAAAGCAACACGGTGACCGGTACGGGCCAGAGCTATGTGCTGGACAACACGGTGGCCAACCAGGGCAGCAGCAACGGCTACAACTGGAGCGGCTTCCAGAACATCACCGACGCCACCGGCACGGTGAACTTCGGCACGGCCGGCAGCCTTGCCGGCAATGTCACGGCGCAGGCGCTGAACTACGCCAGCTACGGCACGGCGGTGTCGCTGGATCTGTCCAACGGCAGCGGCGCGACGACTGGCATCGGCGGCACCTGGAGCGGCGTGACGTCGGTGACCGGCAGCGGTCACAACGACACGGTGCATGGCAACAGCCAGACCTACAACCTGACCGGCGCGAACGCCGGCAACAATGGCGCGTTGAGCTGGACTTCGTTCGAGAACCTGAGCGACAGCACGGCGGGCAACTTCGTGTTTGCCGATGGAGCCAGCGTCAGCGGCACGCTGGCGGGCGGTGGTGCGGGCACGCTGGATTACAGCGCGTACACCACGACGGTGAGCGTGGGCCTGGGTGGTACGGCGACCGGCACCGGTGGCTGGAGCGGCATCACCACGGTGAAGGGCGGTTCGGCCTCGGACACGATCAGCGGCAGCAGCCAGACGTATCAGCTGACCGGCGCGAACGCTGGCAACAATGGCGTGTTGAGCTGGACTTCGTTCGAGAACCTGAGCGACAGCACGGCGGGCAACTTCGTGTTTGCCGATGGGGCCAGCGTCAGTGGCACGCTGGCAGGTGGTGGTGCGGGCACGCTGGATTACAGCGCGTACACCACGGCGGTGAACTTGGGCCTGGGCGGCACGGCCACCGGCACCGGCGGCTGGAGCGGCATCACCACGGCGAAGGGTGGTTCGGCTTCGGACACGATCAGCGGCAGCAACCAGACCTACACCCTGACCGGTGCAGGCGCCGGCAACGGCGGCACGCTGACCTGGACCTCGTTCGAGAACATCGCCGATGCCGGCACCGGCACGATCGCGACCGCGAGTGCGCAGGTCTACAACCTGAGCGGAAGCAACGCTGGCACGGTCACGACCCTGCTGCCGGGTGGCTTCAGCGGTATCGGCAACCTCAACGCAGCCACCGGTACCGTCAACTTCGGTACCGGCGGCAGCGTCACGGGCAACATCACGGCGAAGACGCTGAATTACGCCAGCTACGCCACGGCGGTGACGTTCGACCTGTCCAACGGTGCCGGCGCGACCACCGGCATTGGCGGTACCTGGGCGGGTGTCACCACGGTGACAGGCAGCGGCAACAGCGACACGATCACGGGTTCCGGCCAGACCTACCAACTGGACAACGCCGTTGCCAACAAGGGCAGCAGTGGCCTGGTGGGCTGGAGCTCGTTCGAGAACATCAACGACGCCACCGGCACGGTCAACTTCGGCAGCAATGGCGGCGTCACTGGCAACGTCGCAGTGCAGACGCTGGACTTCGGCAATTACCTGCAAGACCTGACGCTGAACGTGGATACCGGCGCGATCTCGGGCGTCAGCGGAAGCTTCAGCGGGTACACCACGGTCAATGCGAACGCGGCGCAAAACAACACGGTTATCGGTACGGGCCAGAGCTATGCGCTGGACAACACGGTGGCCAACCAGGGCAGCAGCAACGGCTACAACTGGAGCAGCTTCCAGAACATCACCGACGCCACCGGCACGGTGAACTTCGGCACGGCCGGCAGCCTTGCCGGCAATGTCACGGCGCAGGCGCTGAATTACGCCAGCTACGGCACGGCGGTGTCGCTGGACCTGTCCAACGGCAGCGGCGCGACGACTGGCATCGGCGGCACCTGGAGCGGCGTGACGTCGGTGACCGGCAGCGGTCACAACGACACGGTGCATGGCAGCAGCCGGACCTACAACCTGACCGGCGCGAACGCCGGCGGCAGCGGCTTGCTGAACTGGACGTCGTTCGAGAACCTGAGCGACAGCGCAGCGGGCAACTTCGTGTTTGCGAACGGTGCGAGCGTCAGCGGCACGCTGGCGGGCGGTGGTGCGGGCACGCTGGATTACAGCGCGTACACCACGGCGGTGAGCGTGGGCCTGGGTGGTACGGCGACCGGCACCGGTGGCTGGAGCGGCATCACCACGGTGAAGGGCGGTTCAGCCTCGGACACGATCAGCGGCAGCAGCCAGACGTATCAGCTGACCGGCGCGAACGCCGGCAACAATGGCGTGTTGAGCTGGACTTCGTTCGAGAACCTGACCGACAGCGCAGCGGGCAACTTCGTGTTTGCGAACGGCGCGGGCGTCAGCGGCATGGTGACGGCCGGCAGCGCAGGCACGCTGGACTACAGCGCGTACACGACGGCGGTGAACGTGGGCCTGGGCGGCACGGCCACCGGCACCGGCGGCTGGAGCGGCATCACCACGGCGAAGGGTGGTTCGGCTTCGGACACGATCAGTGGCAGCAACCAGACCTACACGCTGACCGGCGCGAATGCCGGCAACGGCGGCGCGCTGGCCTGGACCTCGTTCGAGAACATCGCCGATGCCGGCACCGGCACGCTGACCGCATCCAACCAGAACTGGAGCCTCACGGGCCACAACCAGGGTACGGTGACCAATCTGGCCGGTACCTTCTCCGGCATCGGCAACCTGATCGACACCGGTACCGGCCATTTCTTCATGCACTCGGGGGCCGACGGGGATATCTCGGGCAATCTCGATGCTGGCAGCAACGGCAGCCTGGATTACTCGGGCTACACCACGCCGGTCAATGTGAACCTGTCCGGTGCGGGTACGACGGGGGTCGGCGGCACCACGTCGGGCATCGCGGCGGTGACGGCGAGCAGCAATCTTGGTGTCAGCGGCAATGCGGCCGGCACGCTCACGATCACCACGACCGGAGCCGGGACCAGCACGACGCTGGGTGCGACCACGGTGGGTGGTGACCTGCTCATCACCAGCAGCGGGGCGGTATCGCAGACGGGCGCGGCGCTGGCCGTGGCGGGCACCACCACGGTCAATGCCGGCACCAGCGCGATTACCCTCGCTGGCGGCAGCAATGACTTCGGTGGCGTGGTCAATCTCGCCGGTGGCGCCACGCAGATCCGTGACATCAACGCCTTGACGCTCGGGACGGTGAGCACGGGCGCATTGACGGTAAATTCGGGCAACCTGACCGTGGGCGGCGTGCTCAACGGCACGGCAGTGAGCCTGAACTCGTCCGGTACGATCAACGAAGGACCGGCGGGCAGCATCACGGCGACCACGTTGACCGGTCATTCGGCAGGCGCAACCAGTCTTGCCGGGGTCAACCATGTCGGCACCCTGGGCAGCTTCACTGCTGCCGGCTTTGCGCTGACCAATGCACAGTCGCTGGCCGTGACCGGAGCAGTCGATGGCGGAGCCAGCACGGCGTTGACCACGACGTCAGGGAACCTGGCCATCAACGGTGCGGTGAGCGGCACCACCACCACCCTGAAGTCGGCCGGAACGATCAGTGAAGGGGCTGGTGGCAACATCACCGCTGCGACGCTGACCGGGCAGTCGGCGGGTGCGACCACGCTCAACGGCAGCAACCATGTCACCAATCTGGGCAATTTCAGTGCTGCGGGTTTTGCCCTGACCAATGCACAGTCGCTGACCGTCGCCGGCGCCCTGAACGGTGGCGCCAGTACGGCGCTGACCACGACCGCCGGCAACCTGGCGATCAACGCGGCAGTCAACGGCACGACGACGACACTCGCCTCCGCAGGGGCGATCAGCCAAGGCGCCGGCGGTGCCATCACGGCAACCACGTTGACAGGCCACTCGGGCGGAGCAACGACGCTCAACGGCAGCAACCACATCGGCACGCTGGGCAGCTTCACGGCGGCTGGCTTCGCATTGACCGACGCGCAGGCACTGACCGTCACGGGTCCGGTCAGCGGCGGCACCAGCACGACCCTGGCCACCACGGCCGGCAACCTGGCCATCAACGGTGCGGTCAGCGGCACCACGACCACGCTGAACTCCGCCGCGGACATCACCGAAGGCAGTGGCGGCAGCATCACCGCGACCACCTTGAATGGCAGCTCGGTCGGCAACACGACGCTGAACCAGGCCAATCACATCGGCACGCTCGGGAGCTTCAGCGCCGCCAATTTCGCCCTGACCAATGCGCAAGCGCTGAGTGTGGGTGGTCCGCTGACCACCACGGGCGGCACTGGCGACATCAGCCTGACCACGACCAGCGGGGCGCTGAGCGTGAACACGGCCGTCACGGGTGACCAGGTTTCGCTGACCTCGGCTGGCGATCTGGCGTTGGGCAACAACGTCACCGGCACGACGGTGAACCTGGACTCCACCGGCAACATCAGCCAGGGCGGTGGCATCCTCACCGCCGGCACGCTGACCGGCAGTTCGAGCGGCAGCACCACGCTGAACCAGGCCAACAAGATCACCACGCTGGGCGATTTCAGCGCGACGGCCTTCAGCCTGACCAATGCGCGCTCGCTGACCGTGAGTGGTCCGCTGCAGGGTGGCACCAGTACCACGTTGACCACGACCGCTGGCGATCTCGCGATCAACGGTGCGGTCAGCGGCACCACGACCACGCTCAACTCCGCCGGTGCGATCACCGAGGGGGCGGCAGGCAGCATCACCGCGAATCTGCTGACGGGTCAGTCGACCGGCAATACGACGCTGGACGGCAGCAACCACATCAACACGCTGGGCAGCTTCACGGCGGACTTCAGTCTGACCAATGCGCAGACGCTGACGGTGGTCGGCCCACTCGATGGCGGCCCGGTCGTGGCACTCACGACCACCGCGGGTGACCTGATCATCAACGGTGCCATCAGCGGCGCCACGACGACGCTGAAGTCGGCCGGTGCGATCAGCGAAGGCGCCGGCGGCAGCATCACGGCCGGCACCCTGAGCGGCCAGTCCGTCGGCGCGACGACCCTCACCGGCGCCAACCACGTCGGTACCCTGGGCAGCTTCAGTGCAGCGAACTTCGCGCTGAGCAATGCGCAGGCGCTGACGGTCAATGGTGCGGTCAACGGCGGCTCCGCCCTGGCCCTGACCACGACCGCCGGTGGCCTGTCCATCGACGGGGCGATCAGCGGCACCAAGACCACGCTGAAGTCCGCTGGCGCGATCACCGAAGGCTCCGGTGGCCTGATCACGGCCAGCACCCTGAGTGGAAGCTCGGCGGGCGCCACCACCCTGGGCAGTGCCTCGGGTCGCATCAACAACATGGTCGACACACTTGGCAACTTCTCGTCGCCGGGTGGCTTCAGCATGACCAACAACAAGACCCTGACCCTCGCGTCGGTCGATGGCAGCACGTTCACGGTCAACGCGGGCACGGCGGCCACCTATCTGTCGGTGACCAACGGCGACCTGTTCCAGCTGGGCACTACGCCGCTTTACAACAGCACGGGTATCTGGGGCTCCACCGGACGGATGGGCAAGGCTTCGGCGCCGATCTACGTGGTCGGTACCGGCTTGCAGATGATTGCGAATGTCGGGTTCCCGCCCGCTTACTTCTACGCGATCGACAGCAACAGCAACCTGCTGCCGCTGGGTGGCGGCTTCGCGATCAACGTGCCGACCGCAACCGGTGCAGGCAGTGCGCAGAACGGCAATCACGGTGACTCCTACATCGACCCCAGCGTGATCACGGCGAACTATCGCTCCTACGGCATCGTGCCGTCCGGCGTGCGTTTGCCGGCTGATCAGCAGAGCGGGTGCGATCCGGACCAGCCGGATCAGCAGGATTGCCAGGAAGGCGACACCGTGGGGATGGTGGGCTTCATGATGAATGGTCGCCGATGA